In the Phaseolus vulgaris cultivar G19833 chromosome 7, P. vulgaris v2.0, whole genome shotgun sequence genome, one interval contains:
- the LOC137829562 gene encoding serine/arginine-rich splicing factor RS40 isoform X1 produces the protein MQGKMRPIFCGNFEYDARQSELERLFRRYGKVDRVDMKSGFAFIYMEDERDAEAAIRALDRVEFGRKGRRLRVEWTKHERGVRRPSSSRRSSANGRPSKTLFVINFDTYHTRTRDLERHFEPYGKIVSVRIRRNFAFVQYESEDDASRALEATNMSKLLDRVISVEFAVKDDDDRRNGYSPERGRDRQRDRSRDGRRSPSPYRRERGSPDYGRGPSPYQRERGSPDYGRDRSRSRSPPRRERASPAYGRRSPSPYRREREGSDPVRDSSRSPYHKERGRTDHGISPSHSLEERGRKSPQNGRGSSHSPRDTGKTSPENGHGSGSPEEKGNPSPYNGYGRSPNTVPDPRDSPNYGGPESPMHERYRSQSPPADE, from the exons ATGCAAG GGAAGATGAGGCCTATTTTCTGTGGAAACTTCGAATATGATGCCCGGCAGTCAGAGTTGGAGCGTCTTTTTAGACGATATGGGAAGGTTGACAGGGTGGATATGAAGTctg GATTTGCTTTTATCTATATGGAAGATGAAAGAGATGCTGAAGCTGCTATTCGTGCTCTTGATCGAGTAGAATTTGGTCGGAAGGGACGCAGACTCCGTGTGGAATGGACAAAG CATGAACGTGGTGTGAGAAGGCCTTCTAGTTCAAGAAGATCTTCAGCTAATGGGAGGCCATCAAAGACCTTGTTCGTAATAAATTTTGATACATACCATACCAGAACAAGGGACTTGGAGAGGCACTTTGAACCTTATGGCAAGATAGTCAGTGTTAGGATCAGAAGGAATTTTGCTTTTGTTCAGTATGAGTCAGAGGATGATGCTAGCAGAGCACTGGAAGCTACAAATATGAG CAAGTTACTGGATCGAGTTATTTCAGTTGAATTTGCTGTTAAAGATGATGATGATAGGAGAAATGGATATAGCCCTGAGAGAGGCCGTGATCGTCAACGTGATAGAAGCCGTGATGGAAGACGATCCCCTAGTCCTTATAGGAGAGAAAGAGGTAGTCCTGATTATGGCCGTGGGCCAAGTCCATATCAGAGAGAGAGGGGCAGCCCTGACTATGGCCGTGACCGAAGCCGGAGCAGAAGCCCTCCTAGGAGAGAGCGAGCTAGCCCTGCATATGGGCGCAGAAGCCCTAGTCCATATAGAAGAGAAAGGGAGGGTTCTGATCCTGTTCGGGACTCCAGCCGCAGTCCTTATCACAAAGAACGTGGGAGAACTGACCATGGCATTTCTCCTTCTCACAGTCTCGAAGAAAGAGGGAGGAAAAGCCCTCAAAATGGTCGTGGTTCTAGCCATAGTCCTCGTGATACTGGGAAGACTAGCCCTGAAAATGGACATGGCTCTGGGAGTCCTGAAGAAAAAGGGAATCCCAGCCCTTACAATGGTTATGGAAGGAGCCCAAATACTGTGCCTGATCCTAGGGACAGTCCCAATTACGGTGGCCCTGAAAGTCCCATGCATGAAAGATATCGCAG CCAGTCTCCCCCTGCAGACGAATGA
- the LOC137829562 gene encoding serine/arginine-rich splicing factor RS40 isoform X2, whose protein sequence is MEDERDAEAAIRALDRVEFGRKGRRLRVEWTKHERGVRRPSSSRRSSANGRPSKTLFVINFDTYHTRTRDLERHFEPYGKIVSVRIRRNFAFVQYESEDDASRALEATNMSKLLDRVISVEFAVKDDDDRRNGYSPERGRDRQRDRSRDGRRSPSPYRRERGSPDYGRGPSPYQRERGSPDYGRDRSRSRSPPRRERASPAYGRRSPSPYRREREGSDPVRDSSRSPYHKERGRTDHGISPSHSLEERGRKSPQNGRGSSHSPRDTGKTSPENGHGSGSPEEKGNPSPYNGYGRSPNTVPDPRDSPNYGGPESPMHERYRSQSPPADE, encoded by the exons ATGGAAGATGAAAGAGATGCTGAAGCTGCTATTCGTGCTCTTGATCGAGTAGAATTTGGTCGGAAGGGACGCAGACTCCGTGTGGAATGGACAAAG CATGAACGTGGTGTGAGAAGGCCTTCTAGTTCAAGAAGATCTTCAGCTAATGGGAGGCCATCAAAGACCTTGTTCGTAATAAATTTTGATACATACCATACCAGAACAAGGGACTTGGAGAGGCACTTTGAACCTTATGGCAAGATAGTCAGTGTTAGGATCAGAAGGAATTTTGCTTTTGTTCAGTATGAGTCAGAGGATGATGCTAGCAGAGCACTGGAAGCTACAAATATGAG CAAGTTACTGGATCGAGTTATTTCAGTTGAATTTGCTGTTAAAGATGATGATGATAGGAGAAATGGATATAGCCCTGAGAGAGGCCGTGATCGTCAACGTGATAGAAGCCGTGATGGAAGACGATCCCCTAGTCCTTATAGGAGAGAAAGAGGTAGTCCTGATTATGGCCGTGGGCCAAGTCCATATCAGAGAGAGAGGGGCAGCCCTGACTATGGCCGTGACCGAAGCCGGAGCAGAAGCCCTCCTAGGAGAGAGCGAGCTAGCCCTGCATATGGGCGCAGAAGCCCTAGTCCATATAGAAGAGAAAGGGAGGGTTCTGATCCTGTTCGGGACTCCAGCCGCAGTCCTTATCACAAAGAACGTGGGAGAACTGACCATGGCATTTCTCCTTCTCACAGTCTCGAAGAAAGAGGGAGGAAAAGCCCTCAAAATGGTCGTGGTTCTAGCCATAGTCCTCGTGATACTGGGAAGACTAGCCCTGAAAATGGACATGGCTCTGGGAGTCCTGAAGAAAAAGGGAATCCCAGCCCTTACAATGGTTATGGAAGGAGCCCAAATACTGTGCCTGATCCTAGGGACAGTCCCAATTACGGTGGCCCTGAAAGTCCCATGCATGAAAGATATCGCAG CCAGTCTCCCCCTGCAGACGAATGA